One stretch of Centroberyx gerrardi isolate f3 chromosome 13, fCenGer3.hap1.cur.20231027, whole genome shotgun sequence DNA includes these proteins:
- the mcm6 gene encoding DNA replication licensing factor MCM6 isoform X1: MDIAAPVVENAGETMKDELAEKCQKLFQAFLEEFQTGDGEVKYVREAEELIRPERNTLLVSFTDLEGFNQELATTIQEEFYRVYPFLCRAVRNFARDHGNVPLSKEFYVAIQDLPTRHKIRELSSLRIGTLVRISGQVVRTHPVHPELVSGCFLCMDCQGVIKDVAQQFKYCPPTICRNPVCNNRSRFHLDTHKSKFIDFQKVRIQETQAELPRGSIPRSLEIILRAEAVETAQAGDRCDFTGTLIVVPDVSQLSTPGVRAETGSRVAGGGQGFETEGLRGLKALGVRELSYRLAFLACSVAPTNPRFGGKELREEEQTAESIKSQMSVKEWEKVFEMSQDKNLYHNLCTSLFPTIHGNDEVKRGILLMLFGGVPKTTMEGTSLRGDVNVCIVGDPSTAKSQFLKHVEEFSPRAVYTSGKASSAAGLTAAVVRDEESHEFVIEAGALMLADNGVCCIDEFDKMEVRDQVAIHEAMEQQTISITKAGVKATLNARTSILAAANPVGGRYDRSKSLKQNVNLTAPIMSRFDLFFILVDDCNEVTDYAIARRIVDLHSRVEESVDRLYSLDEIRRYLLFARQFKPKISSESEEFIVEQYKRLRQRDGSGGVSKSAWRITVRQLESMIRLSEGMARMHCCDEVQPKHVKEAFRLLNKSIIRVETPDVNLEQDDELEEEEEVEGQDVPNGVNVANGHANGLNGHANGINGHANGINGHANGINGHVNGVNGHAEPGSQPKPSLRLSFTEYRRISNLLVLHLRRAEEAEEEEELKKSAVVNWYLKEIESEIDSEEELVNKKGLIEKVIHRLVHYDHILIQLSQAGLKGSEPASAEEEAVLVVNPNYSLED; encoded by the exons ATGGACATTGCTGCGCCTGTTGTAGAGAATGCCGGAGAGACGATGAAAGACGAGTTGGCTGAAAAATGCCAGAAGTTATTCCAGGCTTTCTTGGAAGA GTTCCAGACCGGGGACGGGGAGGTGAAGTATGTCCGGGAGGCGGAGGAGCTGATCAGGCCGGAGAGGAACACCCTgctggtcagcttcacagacctGGAGGGCTTCAACCAGGAACTGGCGACCACCATCCaggaggagttttacag aGTGTATCCCTTCCTCTGTCGAGCGGTGCGCAACTTCGCCCGGGATCATGGGAATGTTCCTCTCAGCAAAGAGTTCTACGTTGCCATCCAGGATCTGCCCACCAGACAcaa GATCCGCGAGCTGTCGTCCCTGCGCATCGGCACCCTGGTGAGGATCAGCGGTCAGGTGGTGAGGACGCACCCAGTGCACCCCGAACTG GTGAGTGGCTGTTTCTTGTGCATGGACTGCCAGGGAGTGATCAAAGACGTGGCTCAGCAGTTCAAGTACTGCCCGCCCACCATCTGCAGAAACCCCGTCTGCAACAACCGCTCCCGCTTCCACCTCGACACGCACAAGTCCAAGTTCATCGACTTCCAGAAG gtgCGTATCCAGGAGACGCAGGCGGAGCTGCCCCGTGGTTCCATCCCGCGCTCCCTGGAGATCATCCTGAGGGCCGAGGCGGTGGAGACGGCTCAGGCCGGCGATCGCTGTGACTTCACCGGGACCCTCATAGTTGTGCCGGACGTGTCTCAGCTCAGCACCCCCG GTGTGCGAGCAGAGACCGGTTCCCGTGTAGCCGGAGGCGGCCAGGGCTTTGAAACTGAGGGCCTGAGAGGACTGAAGGCCCTGGGAGTCAGAGAGCTGTCATACAGACTGGCCTTCCTGGCGTGCAGTGTGGCCCCCACTAACCCAcgg TTTGGTGGTAAGGAGCTGCGTGAGGAGGAGCAGACGGCAGAGAGCATCAAGAGCCAGATGTCGGTGAAGGAGTGGGAGAAAGTGTTTGAGATGAGCCAAGACAAGAACCTCTACCACAACCTGTGCACCAGCCTCTTCCCCACCATACACG gcaatGACGAGGTGAAGCGTGGCATCCTGCTGATGCTGTTTGGAGGCGTTCCCAAGACGACCATGGAGGGAACCTCGCTGAGAGGAGACGTCAACGTCTGCATCGTAGGAGACCCCAGCACTGCCAAGAGCCAGTTCCTCAA gcacgTGGAGGAGTTCAGTCCCAGAGCAGTGTACACCAGTGGCAAGGCCAGCAGCGCTGCGGGTCTGACGGCCGCCGTGGTCCGAGACGAGGAGTCCCACGAGTTCGTCATCGAGGCCGGAGCTCTGATGCTGGCTGACAAT GGTGTGTGTTGTATCGACGAGTTCGACAAGATGGAGGTCAGGGACCAGGTGGCCATCCATGAAGCCATGGAGCAGCAGACCATCAGCATCACCAAGGCTGGAGTCAAG gccaCCCTGAATGCTCGTACGTCCATCCTGGCAGCAGCCAACCCCGTCGGCGGGCGCTACGACCGCAGCAAGAGTCTGAAGCAGAACGTCAACCTGACCGCTCCCATCATGAGCCGCTTCGACCTCTTCTTCATCCTGGTGGACGACTGCAACGAG GTGACGGACTATGCCATCGCCAGACGCATCGTGGACCTGCACTCCCGCGTGGAGGAGTCAGTGGACAGGCTGTATTCTCTGGATGAGATCCGCAGATACCTGCTCTTCGCCAGGCAGTTCAAacccaag ATCTCCAGCGAGTCAGAGGAGTTCATCGTTGAGCAGTACAAGCGTCTTCGTCAGCGCGACGGCTCCGGGGGCGTGTCCAAGTCGGCCTGGCGAATCACGGTGCGGCAGCTGGAGAGCATGATCCGCCTCTCCGAGGGCATGGCGCGCATGCACTGCTGCGACGAG GTGCAGCCCAAACACGTGAAGGAAGCCTTCCGTCTCCTGAACAAGTCCATCATCAGAGTGGAGACGCCTGACGTCAACCTGGAGCAGGACGACgaactggaggaagaggaggaggtggaag GGCAAGACGTCCCCAATGGCGTGAACGTCGCCAACGGTCACGCCAACGGTCTTAACGGGCACGCCAACGGGATCAACGGCCACGCCAACGGGATCAACGGCCACGCCAACGGGATCAACGGCCACGTCAACGGCGTGAACGGCCACGCTGAGCCTGGCAGCCAGCCCAAGCCCTCGCTCCGCCTGTCGTTCACCGAGTACCGACGCATCTCCAACCTGCTGGTCCTGCATCTCCGCAGGGCAGAGGAGG ccgaggaagaggaggagctgaagaagagCGCGGTGGTGAACTGGTACCTGAAGGAGATCGAGTCGGAGATCGACTCCGAGGAGGAGCTGGTCAACAAGAAGGGCCTGATCGAGAAGGTCATCCACCGGCTGGTGCACTAT GATCACATCCTGATCCAGCTGTCCCAGGCAGGGCTGAAGGGCTCGGAGCCTGCGAGCGCAGAAGAAGAGGCGGTGCTGGTCGTCAACCCCAACTACAGCCTGGAGGACTGA
- the mcm6 gene encoding DNA replication licensing factor MCM6 isoform X2, translating to MDIAAPVVENAGETMKDELAEKCQKLFQAFLEEFQTGDGEVKYVREAEELIRPERNTLLVSFTDLEGFNQELATTIQEEFYRVYPFLCRAVRNFARDHGNVPLSKEFYVAIQDLPTRHKIRELSSLRIGTLVRISGQVVRTHPVHPELVSGCFLCMDCQGVIKDVAQQFKYCPPTICRNPVCNNRSRFHLDTHKSKFIDFQKVRIQETQAELPRGSIPRSLEIILRAEAVETAQAGDRCDFTGTLIVVPDVSQLSTPGVRAETGSRVAGGGQGFETEGLRGLKALGVRELSYRLAFLACSVAPTNPRFGGKELREEEQTAESIKSQMSVKEWEKVFEMSQDKNLYHNLCTSLFPTIHGNDEVKRGILLMLFGGVPKTTMEGTSLRGDVNVCIVGDPSTAKSQFLKHVEEFSPRAVYTSGKASSAAGLTAAVVRDEESHEFVIEAGALMLADNGVCCIDEFDKMEVRDQVAIHEAMEQQTISITKAGVKATLNARTSILAAANPVGGRYDRSKSLKQNVNLTAPIMSRFDLFFILVDDCNEVTDYAIARRIVDLHSRVEESVDRLYSLDEIRRYLLFARQFKPKISSESEEFIVEQYKRLRQRDGSGGVSKSAWRITVRQLESMIRLSEGMARMHCCDEVQPKHVKEAFRLLNKSIIRVETPDVNLEQDDELEEEEEVEDVPNGVNVANGHANGLNGHANGINGHANGINGHANGINGHVNGVNGHAEPGSQPKPSLRLSFTEYRRISNLLVLHLRRAEEAEEEEELKKSAVVNWYLKEIESEIDSEEELVNKKGLIEKVIHRLVHYDHILIQLSQAGLKGSEPASAEEEAVLVVNPNYSLED from the exons ATGGACATTGCTGCGCCTGTTGTAGAGAATGCCGGAGAGACGATGAAAGACGAGTTGGCTGAAAAATGCCAGAAGTTATTCCAGGCTTTCTTGGAAGA GTTCCAGACCGGGGACGGGGAGGTGAAGTATGTCCGGGAGGCGGAGGAGCTGATCAGGCCGGAGAGGAACACCCTgctggtcagcttcacagacctGGAGGGCTTCAACCAGGAACTGGCGACCACCATCCaggaggagttttacag aGTGTATCCCTTCCTCTGTCGAGCGGTGCGCAACTTCGCCCGGGATCATGGGAATGTTCCTCTCAGCAAAGAGTTCTACGTTGCCATCCAGGATCTGCCCACCAGACAcaa GATCCGCGAGCTGTCGTCCCTGCGCATCGGCACCCTGGTGAGGATCAGCGGTCAGGTGGTGAGGACGCACCCAGTGCACCCCGAACTG GTGAGTGGCTGTTTCTTGTGCATGGACTGCCAGGGAGTGATCAAAGACGTGGCTCAGCAGTTCAAGTACTGCCCGCCCACCATCTGCAGAAACCCCGTCTGCAACAACCGCTCCCGCTTCCACCTCGACACGCACAAGTCCAAGTTCATCGACTTCCAGAAG gtgCGTATCCAGGAGACGCAGGCGGAGCTGCCCCGTGGTTCCATCCCGCGCTCCCTGGAGATCATCCTGAGGGCCGAGGCGGTGGAGACGGCTCAGGCCGGCGATCGCTGTGACTTCACCGGGACCCTCATAGTTGTGCCGGACGTGTCTCAGCTCAGCACCCCCG GTGTGCGAGCAGAGACCGGTTCCCGTGTAGCCGGAGGCGGCCAGGGCTTTGAAACTGAGGGCCTGAGAGGACTGAAGGCCCTGGGAGTCAGAGAGCTGTCATACAGACTGGCCTTCCTGGCGTGCAGTGTGGCCCCCACTAACCCAcgg TTTGGTGGTAAGGAGCTGCGTGAGGAGGAGCAGACGGCAGAGAGCATCAAGAGCCAGATGTCGGTGAAGGAGTGGGAGAAAGTGTTTGAGATGAGCCAAGACAAGAACCTCTACCACAACCTGTGCACCAGCCTCTTCCCCACCATACACG gcaatGACGAGGTGAAGCGTGGCATCCTGCTGATGCTGTTTGGAGGCGTTCCCAAGACGACCATGGAGGGAACCTCGCTGAGAGGAGACGTCAACGTCTGCATCGTAGGAGACCCCAGCACTGCCAAGAGCCAGTTCCTCAA gcacgTGGAGGAGTTCAGTCCCAGAGCAGTGTACACCAGTGGCAAGGCCAGCAGCGCTGCGGGTCTGACGGCCGCCGTGGTCCGAGACGAGGAGTCCCACGAGTTCGTCATCGAGGCCGGAGCTCTGATGCTGGCTGACAAT GGTGTGTGTTGTATCGACGAGTTCGACAAGATGGAGGTCAGGGACCAGGTGGCCATCCATGAAGCCATGGAGCAGCAGACCATCAGCATCACCAAGGCTGGAGTCAAG gccaCCCTGAATGCTCGTACGTCCATCCTGGCAGCAGCCAACCCCGTCGGCGGGCGCTACGACCGCAGCAAGAGTCTGAAGCAGAACGTCAACCTGACCGCTCCCATCATGAGCCGCTTCGACCTCTTCTTCATCCTGGTGGACGACTGCAACGAG GTGACGGACTATGCCATCGCCAGACGCATCGTGGACCTGCACTCCCGCGTGGAGGAGTCAGTGGACAGGCTGTATTCTCTGGATGAGATCCGCAGATACCTGCTCTTCGCCAGGCAGTTCAAacccaag ATCTCCAGCGAGTCAGAGGAGTTCATCGTTGAGCAGTACAAGCGTCTTCGTCAGCGCGACGGCTCCGGGGGCGTGTCCAAGTCGGCCTGGCGAATCACGGTGCGGCAGCTGGAGAGCATGATCCGCCTCTCCGAGGGCATGGCGCGCATGCACTGCTGCGACGAG GTGCAGCCCAAACACGTGAAGGAAGCCTTCCGTCTCCTGAACAAGTCCATCATCAGAGTGGAGACGCCTGACGTCAACCTGGAGCAGGACGACgaactggaggaagaggaggaggtggaag ACGTCCCCAATGGCGTGAACGTCGCCAACGGTCACGCCAACGGTCTTAACGGGCACGCCAACGGGATCAACGGCCACGCCAACGGGATCAACGGCCACGCCAACGGGATCAACGGCCACGTCAACGGCGTGAACGGCCACGCTGAGCCTGGCAGCCAGCCCAAGCCCTCGCTCCGCCTGTCGTTCACCGAGTACCGACGCATCTCCAACCTGCTGGTCCTGCATCTCCGCAGGGCAGAGGAGG ccgaggaagaggaggagctgaagaagagCGCGGTGGTGAACTGGTACCTGAAGGAGATCGAGTCGGAGATCGACTCCGAGGAGGAGCTGGTCAACAAGAAGGGCCTGATCGAGAAGGTCATCCACCGGCTGGTGCACTAT GATCACATCCTGATCCAGCTGTCCCAGGCAGGGCTGAAGGGCTCGGAGCCTGCGAGCGCAGAAGAAGAGGCGGTGCTGGTCGTCAACCCCAACTACAGCCTGGAGGACTGA
- the LOC139918193 gene encoding protein lifeguard 3-like, which produces MSRSDYPPGYEDFHAPLYAPQGGNYPPPPAYGFPAYGGPQPGQPSAPYPAGPNVPPYPGQPGGYPPGPYPGQPHPAGAPGAGYPSHPPMPPMPPVIPPTIPSDVLSSDDEFAASGSGWDSLSVRHAFIRKVYMILTSQLLLTTAIVAVFTFVDSVRGFVQRNQAVYWASFGVYFVTHLVLVCCKGPRRKFPWNIILLLIFTLAMSYMTGAISSHYDTKAVFLALAITAVVCIVVTVFCFQTKVDFTKCQGLFCVLGIVMLVTGIITTIVLSFKYIPWLHMLYAAMGAIVYTLFLAYHTQLLIGNRKHSISPEEYVFAALSIYVDIVQIFIFLLQIIGASTK; this is translated from the exons ATGTCCAGGTCAGACTACCCTCCAGGGTACGAAGACTTCCACGCCCCACTGTATGCCCCCCAGGGCGGGaactacccccctccccccgcctaCGGCTTCCCTGCCTACGGCGGTCCCCAACCGGGCCAGCCCTCTGCCCCCTACCCCGCCGGCCCGAACGTACCTCCGTACCCGGGCCAGCCGGGGGGCTATCCTCCCGGCCCGTACCCAGGACAGCCTCATCCCGCTGGGGCTCCGGGAGCCGGCTACCCCAGCCACCCTCCCATGCCCCCCATGCCCCCTGTCATCCCACCTACCATACCGTCAGACGTCCTGAGCTCAG ATGATGAGTTTGCGGCAAGCGGCAGTGGTTGGGACAGTCTGAGCGTCCGGCATGCCTTCATCAGGAAG gtGTATATGATTTTGACGTCTCAGCTGCTTCTCACTACAGCTATCGTGGCTGTATTCACATTTGT TGACTCTGTCAGAGGTTTTGTGCAGCGAAACCAAGCCGTCTACTGGGCGTCATT CGGTGTGTATTTTGTCACCCACCTCGTGCTGGTCTGCTGTAAGGGCCCCcg GAGGAAGTTCCCATGGAACATCATCCTGCTGCTGATCTTT ACTCTGGCCATGTCCTATATGACTGGAGCCATATCCAG tcACTATGACACAAAAGCAGTGTTCCTCGCCCTGGCTATCACTGCTGTTGTCTGCATCGTCGTCACCGTCTTCTGTTTCCAGACAAAG GTCGACTTCACCAAGTGCCAAGGCCTGTTCTGTGTGCTAGGGATTGTTATGCTTGTGACGGGCATCATTACAACCATTGTGCTCTCTTTCAAATAT ATTCCATGGCTTCACATGCTTTATGCGGCCATGGGAGCAATAGTCTACACCCTG TTCCTGGCGTaccacacacagctgctgataGGCAACAGGAAGCACTCCATCAGTCCTGAGGAGTACGTGTTCGCCGCGCTCTCCATCTACGTCGACATTGTCCAGATCTTCATTTTCCTGCTGCAGATCATCGGCGCCTCGACCAAATGA
- the LOC139914725 gene encoding C-X-C chemokine receptor type 4-like, with amino-acid sequence MSYYEHFVLGDDFNDTGSGSGSGDLGEYLEEPCDLDQVVTPDLQQVFLPVVYALIFVLGITGNGLVVMVLGCQRRSKCSLTDRYRLHLSAADLLFVLALPFWAVDAALADWRFGAATCVGVHVIYTVNLYGSVLILAFISLDRYLAVVRATDTNTGGLRQLLAHRLVYVGAWLPAGLLAVPDLIFARTQEGGEGVTVCQRFYPADNAPLWVAIFHLQLVLVGLVIPGLVLLVCYCVIVTRLTRGPLGGQRQKRRAVRTTVALVLCFFVCWLPYGAGISVDALLRLEVLPRGCGLEAGLGVWLAVAEPMAFTHCCLNPLLYAFLGVGFKISARRALTLSRASSLKILPRRRTGASTTTESESSSLHSS; translated from the exons ATGTCTTATTACGAG CATTTTGTCCTAGGGGACGACTTCAATGACACAGGCTCAGGCTCTGGTTCTGGGGACCTGGGGGAGTATCTGGAGGAGCCTTGTGACCTGGACCAGGTGGTGACCCCTGACCTTCAGCAGGTCTTCTTGCCCGTGGTCTATGCCCTCATCTTCGTCCTGGGCATCACCGGCAACGGCCTGGTGGTCATGGTGCTGGGCTGCCAGCGCAG GTCGAAATGCAGCCTCACGGACCGGTATCGACTCCACCTCTCGGCTGCTGATCTCCTGTTTGTCCTGGCGCTGCCCTTCTGGGCCGTGGATGCGGCTCTGGCCGACTGGCGCTTCGGAGCGGCCACGTGCGTCGGCGTGCACGTGATCTACACGGTCAACCTGTACGGCAGCGTGCTCATCCTGGCGTTCATCAGTCTGGACCGCTACCTGGCTGTGGTCCGAGCCACAGACACCAACACTGGTGGCCTGAGGCAGCTGCTGGCGCACAGATTGGTATATGTGG gtGCCTGGTTGCCTGCTGGTCTGCTGGCAGTGCCCGACTTGATATTCGCCCGAAcccaggagggaggagagggggtgaCCGTGTGCCAGCGGTTCTACCCAGCGGACAACGCTCCTCTCTGGGTGGCAATCTTCCACCTCCAGCTGGTCCTGGTGGGTCTGGTGATCCCCGGCCTGGTCCTTCTGGTGTGCTACTGCGTGATCGTCACCAGGCTGACCCGAGGCCCACTGGGGGGCCAGAGGCAGAAGCGGCGGGCGGTCAGGACCACCGTGGCGTTGGTTCTCTGCTTCTTCGTGTGCTGGCTGCCCTACGGAGCGGGCATCTCCGTGGACGCCCTGCTGCGTCTGGAGGTCCTGCCCAGAGGCTGCGGCCTGGAGGCAGGGCTGGGAGTGTGGCTGGCGGTGGCTGAGCCGATGGCGTTCACCCACTGCTGCCTGAACCCGCTGTTGTACGCCTTCCTGGGGGTGGGGTTCAAGATTTCGGCCCGCAGAGCCCTCACCCTGAGCCGAGCCTCCAGTTTGAAGATCTTGCCCCGGAGGCGCACTGGAGCCTCCACTACCACAGAGTCCGAGTCCTCCAGTTTACATTCCAgctag
- the LOC139918194 gene encoding uncharacterized protein LOC139918194 has translation MAAPCTTFGRTVLKGVLLVPGRWLRTQRCQNPAVPVFLRLQAARCRPLHLSGPSLGTRTDPQRSTESGQTTGTQKDDRQAKEEEGEEEPEGPDYIPKRKAKNPMMKIGYAWMIGLPAGIIGFILAKREVDKNRLKQLRIRQRMKRSNEGEYEGSRYRHQAEDVKLDQ, from the exons ATGGCGGCCCCCTGTACGACGTTTGGAAGGACGGTGCTGAAAG GTGTGCTGCTTGTGCCTGGCCGATGGCTCCGGACGCAGAGATGCCAAAACCCGGCGGTGCCTGTGTTTTTGCGGCTCCAGGCGGCTCGGTGTCGGCCGCTCCACCTCTCCGGACCCTCCCTCGGCACCAGGACAGACCCACAGAGGAGCACAGAGTCAGGCCAGACCACAGGCACTCAGAAAGACGACAGACAAgccaaggaagaggagggggaagaggagccAGAGGGCCCCGATTACATCCCTAAGAGGAAGGCAAAGAACCCCATGATGAAGATCGGCTATGCCTG gatgATCGGCCTCCCCGCAGGTATAATCGGCTTCATCCTGGCCAAGAGAGAAGTGGACAAGAACCGGCTGAAGCAGCTGAGGATTCGACAGAGAATGAAAAGGTCAAACGAGGGAGAGTACGAGGGGAGCCGCTACCGCCATCAAGCAGAGGACGTCAAACTGGaccagtaa
- the LOC139914726 gene encoding uncharacterized protein LOC139914726 isoform X1 translates to MSKHVNCERFETKSATDKGLEAEGCASLAHSFFIRVEYYRSLEYHFKWKSSMYSTRSSKLQKTSKKAQKSPSPHEDVIQRRLRGNRRTGQREARTDDSIVISDEGTDRDLIDLIDDEQDAEHVIQEDEGNALEAVDEVVSESVDGDLGSVSSHSFSSTASGPSVLRVKQSPAQGRCSGCQKLYQKAKRMKALLKDKLLDNDPTSLTCDQWVLMKKWRPRRLRNKKGKLWTHLRLVKKRLVEKTEGQREQSACSRPHTFLQRNLRQCVKVPVKSRVKKSRRKRKRTRDDAQDLHLAKQQRLHSDSLRQYIDSNSIDNSNHSLYPSNGGSSNPGSEGCSEKEDVDQADTPLVIEVIPSSVTMETTQPTEAPPKQRVRKARGGFRDLLSQLRGNTSMIVRETRL, encoded by the exons ATGTCAAAGCACGTAAATTGTGAACGATTTGAGACGAA GTCTGCAACTGACAAAGGACTTGAGGCAGAGGGCTGTGCGTCACTCGCTCATTCATTCTTCATAAGGGTGGAATATTATAG gtcaCTTGAGTATCATTTTAAGTGGAAAAGCTCCATGTATTCCACACGCTCCTCCAAACTTCAGAAGACCTCCAAGAAAGCCCAGAAAAGTCCCAGCCCGCATGAGGATGTTATCCAGCGCAGGCTGAGGGGCAACCGACGGacggggcagagagaggcacgGACTGATGACAGCATCGTTATCTCAGATGAGGGGACAGACCGTGACCTCATTGACCTCATCGATGACGAACAGGATGCGGAGCATGTGATCCAGGAAGATGAAGGAAACGCACTAGAAGCAGTTGATGAAGTAGTGTCTGAGTCAGTAGATGGAGACCTCGGCTCTGTTTCCAGCCACTCATTCAGCAGCACAGCCTCTGGTCCCTCCGTCCTGCGTGTGAAGCAGAGCCCCGCCCAGGGCCGGTGTTCAGGTTGTCAGAAGCTCTACCAAAAGGCAAAGAGGATGAAAGCGCTGCTCAAAGACAAACTCTTAGACAATG ATCCCACCTCCTTGACATGTGACCAGTGGGTCCTGATGAAAAAGTGGAGACCGAGAAGACTGCGTAATAAGAAAGG GAAGCTTTGGACCCATTTACGTCTGGTGAAGAAAAGACTCGTTGAAAAgacagaggggcagagagagcagTCAGCCTGCTCTAGGCCGCACACTTTCCTACAGAG gAACCTTAGGCAGTGTGTGAAGGTGCCGGTGAAAAGCAGGGtgaagaagagcaggaggaagagaaagaggacgaGAGATGATGCCCAGGACCTACATCTCGCAAAGCAGCAGCGTCTCCACAGCGACAGTCTCCGACAATACATCGATAGCAACAGCATCGACAATAGCAACCACAGTCTTTACCCAAGCAACGGTGGCAGTAGCAATCCCGGTTCTGAGGGTTGCAGTGAGAAAGAGGATGTTGATCAAGCAGACACGCCGCTAGTTATTGAGGTGATTCCCTCCTCAGTCACCATGGAAACCACCCAGCCGACAGAGGCCCCACCCAAGCAGAGGGTACGAAAGGCGAGGGGTGGTTTCAGAGACTTGCTTTCCCAGCTACGTGGCAACACCAGCATGATCGTTAGGGAAACACGTTTGTAA
- the LOC139914726 gene encoding uncharacterized protein LOC139914726 isoform X2, whose product MYSTRSSKLQKTSKKAQKSPSPHEDVIQRRLRGNRRTGQREARTDDSIVISDEGTDRDLIDLIDDEQDAEHVIQEDEGNALEAVDEVVSESVDGDLGSVSSHSFSSTASGPSVLRVKQSPAQGRCSGCQKLYQKAKRMKALLKDKLLDNDPTSLTCDQWVLMKKWRPRRLRNKKGKLWTHLRLVKKRLVEKTEGQREQSACSRPHTFLQRNLRQCVKVPVKSRVKKSRRKRKRTRDDAQDLHLAKQQRLHSDSLRQYIDSNSIDNSNHSLYPSNGGSSNPGSEGCSEKEDVDQADTPLVIEVIPSSVTMETTQPTEAPPKQRVRKARGGFRDLLSQLRGNTSMIVRETRL is encoded by the exons ATGTATTCCACACGCTCCTCCAAACTTCAGAAGACCTCCAAGAAAGCCCAGAAAAGTCCCAGCCCGCATGAGGATGTTATCCAGCGCAGGCTGAGGGGCAACCGACGGacggggcagagagaggcacgGACTGATGACAGCATCGTTATCTCAGATGAGGGGACAGACCGTGACCTCATTGACCTCATCGATGACGAACAGGATGCGGAGCATGTGATCCAGGAAGATGAAGGAAACGCACTAGAAGCAGTTGATGAAGTAGTGTCTGAGTCAGTAGATGGAGACCTCGGCTCTGTTTCCAGCCACTCATTCAGCAGCACAGCCTCTGGTCCCTCCGTCCTGCGTGTGAAGCAGAGCCCCGCCCAGGGCCGGTGTTCAGGTTGTCAGAAGCTCTACCAAAAGGCAAAGAGGATGAAAGCGCTGCTCAAAGACAAACTCTTAGACAATG ATCCCACCTCCTTGACATGTGACCAGTGGGTCCTGATGAAAAAGTGGAGACCGAGAAGACTGCGTAATAAGAAAGG GAAGCTTTGGACCCATTTACGTCTGGTGAAGAAAAGACTCGTTGAAAAgacagaggggcagagagagcagTCAGCCTGCTCTAGGCCGCACACTTTCCTACAGAG gAACCTTAGGCAGTGTGTGAAGGTGCCGGTGAAAAGCAGGGtgaagaagagcaggaggaagagaaagaggacgaGAGATGATGCCCAGGACCTACATCTCGCAAAGCAGCAGCGTCTCCACAGCGACAGTCTCCGACAATACATCGATAGCAACAGCATCGACAATAGCAACCACAGTCTTTACCCAAGCAACGGTGGCAGTAGCAATCCCGGTTCTGAGGGTTGCAGTGAGAAAGAGGATGTTGATCAAGCAGACACGCCGCTAGTTATTGAGGTGATTCCCTCCTCAGTCACCATGGAAACCACCCAGCCGACAGAGGCCCCACCCAAGCAGAGGGTACGAAAGGCGAGGGGTGGTTTCAGAGACTTGCTTTCCCAGCTACGTGGCAACACCAGCATGATCGTTAGGGAAACACGTTTGTAA